A genomic region of Thermodesulfobacteriota bacterium contains the following coding sequences:
- a CDS encoding TrkH family potassium uptake protein: MSFIQWNKLRKNPTRLLVGGFVATALAGGVVLSLPFSSSGARVSFIDALFTATSAVCVTGLTVCDTGTTFSAFGQTAILLLIQLGGLGITTLSTALFLLFGQRTSLSAGEVVESNFLARPRGKLKTLLLQIFIWTVAIEAVGALTLLPAELARLPVLQAVWSASFHAVSAFCNAGFSLRPDNLMSARSNPAVILPIAGLIILGGIGFSVITELFDHLKERVRGRSARRLSLHTKTALTTTGLLLLAGTCGFWALESHNLLNGSNLTSRFLISFFASVTPRTAGFNSIDYLQATTATVFVTIVLMLIGGCPGSTAGGIKVTTLAVLFASARARLRGSRRARLFNRGIPQLAVDKAFSVVVLASVFIIAGILLLSTVGFSHLSRINNAGQPVGILFEVVSALCTVGLSTGITPTLTAGGKSILILLMFIGRLGPLTIAVAIARHEPAPAVRLAEEPIMIG; encoded by the coding sequence ATGTCATTTATTCAGTGGAACAAGCTTCGGAAAAATCCGACCCGGCTGCTGGTCGGCGGGTTTGTGGCAACGGCTCTGGCAGGCGGGGTGGTGCTCAGCCTGCCCTTTTCATCGTCCGGTGCGCGAGTCAGTTTTATTGATGCGCTGTTCACGGCAACCAGCGCGGTGTGCGTGACCGGCCTTACGGTTTGCGACACCGGCACCACATTCTCGGCGTTCGGACAAACCGCGATACTGCTGCTGATCCAGTTGGGCGGATTGGGCATAACGACGCTGTCGACGGCCCTTTTCCTGCTTTTCGGCCAACGGACGTCCCTTTCGGCAGGCGAAGTCGTGGAAAGCAACTTTCTTGCGCGTCCCCGCGGAAAGCTCAAGACCCTTCTGCTGCAGATTTTCATCTGGACCGTAGCGATCGAGGCTGTCGGGGCCTTGACCCTGCTGCCGGCCGAGCTGGCCCGCCTGCCGGTGTTGCAGGCCGTCTGGAGCGCCTCATTCCATGCCGTCAGCGCTTTCTGCAATGCCGGCTTCTCCCTGCGGCCGGACAACCTCATGAGCGCCCGTTCCAATCCGGCCGTGATCCTGCCCATCGCGGGTTTGATCATTCTCGGGGGGATAGGTTTCAGCGTGATTACGGAGTTGTTTGACCATTTAAAGGAACGGGTCCGCGGCCGGAGTGCGCGACGGCTCTCCCTGCATACCAAAACAGCCCTGACCACAACCGGCCTTCTGCTGCTGGCCGGCACCTGCGGATTCTGGGCTCTGGAAAGCCACAATCTGCTCAACGGGTCAAACCTGACGAGCCGGTTCCTGATCAGTTTTTTCGCTTCGGTCACGCCCCGGACCGCCGGTTTTAATTCCATCGACTACCTGCAGGCGACTACGGCTACTGTTTTTGTGACGATTGTGCTGATGCTGATCGGCGGCTGTCCCGGATCGACCGCCGGCGGCATAAAAGTCACCACCCTGGCCGTGCTGTTTGCGTCGGCACGCGCGCGTCTTCGCGGCAGTCGGAGAGCGCGCCTTTTTAACCGGGGAATTCCTCAACTGGCCGTAGATAAAGCGTTCTCAGTCGTGGTTCTGGCCTCCGTCTTCATCATTGCCGGAATTCTGCTGCTATCCACCGTCGGTTTTAGCCATCTGTCCCGCATAAATAATGCCGGTCAGCCGGTGGGTATTTTGTTTGAAGTGGTATCCGCCTTATGCACCGTGGGGCTGTCAACGGGGATCACCCCGACGCTGACGGCAGGCGGCAAAAGCATTCTCATTCTGCTGATGTTTATCGGGCGTCTCGGACCGTTGACCATCGCCGTGGCGATTGCCCGACATGAACCGGCCCCGGCCGTGAGGCTGGCCGAGGAGCCCATCATGATCGGTTAA
- the glk gene encoding glucokinase yields the protein MNGEGKEMILVGDIGGTNTRLAVMEMDRDRFRFVAEQRFSSREETGLESVLDRFLAGSSHAVTRACFGVAGPVCSGRCETVNLPWVIDARQIARKLGLPQVGLINDLEANAWGIGELEDADIEVLNPGTEDPRGNRAVVSAGTGLGEAVIFRDESGSRPMGTEGGHSDFAPRNHIEMELLNYLLKKHGRVSVERVLSGRGLYDLYQFLRDTGKLEEPAWLAEQVRREDPPAVISRNALDGKSPICVQALDMFVSIYGAEAGNMALKVMATGGVYIGGGIAPRIIARLKEPVFMNAFTAKGRMKPLLQSMPVRVILNPKAALLGSARYAARM from the coding sequence ATGAACGGAGAGGGAAAAGAGATGATCCTGGTCGGCGACATCGGCGGGACCAATACCCGTCTGGCGGTCATGGAGATGGACCGGGACCGGTTCCGGTTTGTCGCGGAGCAGCGGTTCTCCAGCCGGGAAGAGACCGGCCTGGAGAGCGTCCTTGACCGGTTTCTGGCGGGTTCTTCCCATGCCGTCACCAGGGCCTGCTTCGGCGTGGCCGGACCCGTCTGTTCCGGGCGCTGCGAAACCGTCAATCTCCCCTGGGTGATCGACGCCCGGCAGATCGCCCGCAAGCTCGGTCTTCCCCAAGTGGGCCTGATCAATGACCTGGAAGCCAATGCCTGGGGGATCGGCGAACTCGAGGACGCCGATATCGAGGTCCTCAACCCGGGGACCGAAGACCCCCGGGGCAACCGGGCGGTCGTCTCCGCCGGCACCGGCCTGGGAGAGGCCGTCATTTTCAGGGACGAGTCCGGATCCAGGCCCATGGGGACCGAGGGCGGCCACAGTGATTTCGCCCCGCGCAATCACATCGAGATGGAACTGCTCAATTACCTGCTGAAAAAACATGGCCGGGTCAGCGTGGAACGGGTCTTGTCCGGCAGGGGCCTGTACGACCTTTATCAGTTCCTGAGAGACACCGGCAAACTCGAGGAGCCGGCCTGGCTGGCCGAGCAGGTGCGGCGGGAAGACCCGCCGGCCGTGATCAGCCGCAACGCCCTGGACGGCAAGAGCCCCATCTGCGTCCAGGCCCTGGACATGTTCGTATCGATCTACGGCGCCGAAGCCGGGAACATGGCCCTGAAAGTCATGGCCACCGGCGGGGTCTATATCGGCGGCGGCATCGCCCCCAGGATCATCGCCCGATTGAAAGAGCCGGTGTTCATGAACGCCTTCACGGCCAAGGGGCGGATGAAGCCCCTGCTGCAGTCCATGCCCGTCCGGGTGATCTTAAACCCCAAGGCCGCCCTGCTGGGTTCGGCCCGGTACGCGGCGCGGATGTGA
- the malQ gene encoding 4-alpha-glucanotransferase, with protein sequence MNQRGSGLLLHITSLPSACGIGDLGPEAYRFADFLAKAGQRYWQILPFNPVDPLHGNSPYSSPSAFAGNTSLISPELLVQEGFLAAKDMTPRPRFPRGRCDFAGAVRYRNRLLENAWKKFNRQSRGRRAFDAFCGEQAPWLEDFALFVTLKHHFRGKPWNQWPEAIRDRNPKEMRALRKKISPRIRREKFCQYLFFRQWQALAAYCRTKDVRLIGDIPIYVGADSADTWANPGLFKLDEQGRPMVVSGVPPDYFCQTGQLWNNPVYDWAAHSKTRYRWWLDRMGHHFRLFDLVRIDHFRGLVACWEVPAGEKTAVNGKWVKAPAGDLLRAAKEKFSRLPLIAEDLGFITPDVRKIMARYRLPGMKILQFAFTGRNAEPSFLPHAYEKNCFAYTGTHDNNTVRGWFEEEATAGDRKMFFRYAGRKVPGKEIHWAFIRLAMMSAADTVILPVQDVLGLGAGARMNTPAVARGNWEWRLAPGQVTAAAADRLREMTEIYGRNAG encoded by the coding sequence ATGAACCAGAGAGGATCCGGCCTGCTGCTTCACATCACGTCGCTGCCCTCGGCCTGCGGCATCGGTGACCTGGGGCCGGAGGCATACCGGTTCGCGGATTTCCTGGCAAAAGCCGGGCAGCGATACTGGCAGATCCTGCCCTTCAACCCCGTCGACCCGCTCCATGGAAATTCCCCCTACAGCAGCCCGTCCGCTTTTGCCGGCAACACCTCCCTTATCAGCCCGGAACTGCTGGTGCAGGAAGGCTTTCTCGCCGCAAAGGACATGACGCCCCGGCCCCGGTTTCCGCGGGGCCGATGTGATTTCGCGGGGGCGGTCCGTTACCGGAACCGGCTGCTGGAAAACGCCTGGAAAAAATTTAACCGGCAAAGCAGGGGGCGCCGGGCGTTTGACGCGTTTTGCGGCGAACAGGCGCCATGGCTTGAGGATTTTGCGCTGTTTGTGACCCTGAAACATCATTTCCGGGGAAAACCCTGGAACCAGTGGCCGGAAGCGATCAGGGACAGAAATCCAAAGGAGATGAGGGCTCTCCGGAAGAAAATTTCCCCCCGCATCCGCAGGGAGAAATTCTGCCAGTATCTTTTTTTCCGCCAGTGGCAGGCGCTGGCGGCATACTGCCGGACAAAGGATGTGCGCCTGATTGGAGACATCCCCATTTACGTCGGCGCAGACAGCGCCGATACCTGGGCAAACCCCGGCCTGTTCAAGCTGGATGAGCAGGGCCGGCCGATGGTAGTGTCCGGCGTCCCGCCCGATTATTTCTGCCAGACCGGCCAGCTGTGGAACAACCCGGTTTATGACTGGGCGGCGCATTCAAAAACCCGCTACCGGTGGTGGCTCGACCGGATGGGGCATCATTTCCGCCTGTTTGACCTGGTTCGGATCGACCATTTCCGGGGGCTGGTCGCCTGCTGGGAGGTCCCGGCCGGGGAAAAGACCGCCGTTAACGGGAAATGGGTCAAAGCCCCGGCCGGGGATCTCCTGCGCGCGGCCAAAGAAAAGTTTTCGCGCCTTCCCCTGATCGCCGAGGACCTGGGCTTCATCACCCCGGATGTGCGGAAAATCATGGCGCGGTACCGGCTTCCCGGGATGAAAATCCTGCAGTTCGCCTTTACCGGGAGGAACGCGGAGCCTTCATTTCTCCCCCATGCCTATGAAAAGAATTGCTTTGCTTATACCGGGACCCATGACAATAATACGGTTCGCGGGTGGTTCGAAGAAGAGGCCACGGCCGGAGACCGGAAAATGTTTTTCCGCTATGCCGGCCGGAAAGTGCCCGGGAAGGAAATCCACTGGGCCTTTATCCGCCTGGCCATGATGTCGGCGGCCGACACGGTCATCCTGCCGGTCCAGGACGTGCTGGGACTCGGCGCCGGGGCCCGCATGAACACGCCCGCCGTGGCCCGCGGCAACTGGGAGTGGCGGCTTGCGCCCGGACAGGTCACGGCCGCTGCGGCGGACAGGCTGCGGGAAATGACGGAAATCTACGGGAGGAATGCCGGATGA
- the cax gene encoding calcium/proton exchanger — protein sequence MRELFKEIRHNPLLWLLAFVPVVLMAREFYPEAHRLLFGLSVLAIVPLAALLSHATESVAAKTGDAVGGLLNATLGNLTELVIAVTALSAGEYLLVKASIAGAIVANTLFMLGASFFLGGLKHHVQEYNRTSARLQAGLLFLATVALLIPSAVAKADAAGVNEFTKDLSLGLALLLIATYGLSMLFSLKTHRELFASAESGEADETPWPIGLSLLTLAGVTVLVALVSEIFVESVQKAAEAFGMTRAFVGFIIVALVGGAAEMASAFSGARKNRLDLSVGIALGSASQIALFVAPVLVLASYFIGPAPMDLQFWPGAVVMILIATLTASLVTNSGRSAWFDGVLVLMVYLIFAMTLYLLPPQGA from the coding sequence ATGCGCGAACTGTTCAAGGAAATACGCCATAATCCGTTGCTCTGGCTGCTTGCTTTTGTACCGGTGGTTTTAATGGCCCGGGAATTTTATCCCGAAGCACACCGGCTGCTGTTCGGATTATCGGTCCTGGCCATCGTTCCGCTGGCCGCCTTGTTGAGCCATGCCACCGAGTCCGTGGCCGCCAAAACCGGCGATGCGGTGGGCGGCCTGCTCAACGCCACACTGGGAAATCTGACCGAGCTGGTCATCGCGGTCACCGCCCTGAGCGCCGGGGAATACCTGCTGGTGAAGGCGTCCATTGCCGGTGCGATTGTCGCCAACACGCTGTTCATGCTGGGGGCATCGTTTTTTCTCGGCGGGCTCAAACACCATGTGCAGGAATACAACCGGACCAGCGCCCGCCTGCAGGCGGGCCTGCTCTTCCTTGCCACGGTCGCCCTCCTGATCCCTTCCGCGGTCGCCAAAGCCGATGCCGCGGGTGTCAATGAATTTACAAAGGATCTGAGCCTGGGGCTGGCACTGCTGCTCATCGCGACCTATGGCCTGAGCATGCTGTTCTCCCTTAAAACCCATCGCGAGCTGTTCGCCAGCGCGGAATCCGGAGAGGCCGATGAAACGCCATGGCCCATCGGTCTGTCACTGCTGACGCTCGCCGGCGTCACGGTGCTGGTGGCGCTGGTGAGCGAGATTTTTGTCGAATCGGTGCAGAAGGCGGCAGAGGCCTTCGGGATGACCCGTGCCTTTGTGGGGTTCATTATCGTGGCGCTGGTCGGCGGTGCGGCTGAAATGGCCTCCGCGTTTTCGGGTGCGCGTAAAAACCGCCTGGACCTGAGCGTGGGCATTGCCCTGGGCAGCGCATCGCAAATAGCGCTTTTTGTCGCACCGGTTCTGGTGCTCGCGAGTTATTTCATCGGACCGGCACCGATGGATCTGCAATTCTGGCCGGGTGCGGTGGTAATGATTCTTATCGCCACGCTGACCGCATCGCTTGTCACCAATAGCGGCCGATCGGCATGGTTTGACGGTGTGCTGGTGTTAATGGTCTACCTGATTTTCGCCATGACGCTTTACCTGCTGCCGCCTCAAGGCGCCTGA
- a CDS encoding arylsulfatase has protein sequence MIGLALGAACAATAGAQTDLDRTALPIPEPRFPRSNVLDARNATPPARFEVTAPAGAPNVVVILIDDMGFGVSEAFGGPVKTPTMDKLADNGLRFNRFHTTALSSPTRVALLTGYNHHSNNMGAITEAATTFPGNTGVRPQTITPMAEVLRQNGYNTAAFGKYHETPPWEISVSGPQDRWPTRSGFEKFYGFIGGETNQWAPLIYDGVTLVETPEDPNYHFTTDMTNQAISWVRFQQALTPDKPFFMYYAPGATHAPHHVPKEWIEKYKGKFDQGWDKMRELTLERQKKRGIVPPDTKLAPKPEAIKDWEKLSADEKKLFARQMEVYAGFAEQTDYEAGRLISAIEELGELDNTVIIFIAGDNGASAEGQMNGMFSEMTYFSGVPETVPDMLKHYDEWGSESTYPHFAAGWAVALDTPFSYTKQVASDFGGTRNGMIIHWPAGIKAKGELRSQFGHVIDIAPTVYEVTRIPAPRMVNGIEQDPIEGVSLAYTFNESGAAERHQIQYFEMFGNRGVYQNGWFARTIHRPAWMQKPLHPLQEDKWELYNTNEDFSLANNVAAKNPDKLKSMQDSFMAEAEKYHVLPIDDRLLERTNAELMGRPTIMGGRNTITYGEGMKGMGVDIFIDLRNTAYTITSEVAVDANGNGVIVCQGGRFGGLSFYMKNGKPAFTYNYLGMESTQIMAEKALEPGNYKLVYDFQYDGGGMGKGGVGTISANGKKVAEKRIEKTQPGLFSVDDLADVGIDDGTHVADYGASSRFNGKINYVTIERKP, from the coding sequence ATGATCGGCCTTGCGCTGGGCGCGGCCTGCGCCGCAACCGCCGGAGCCCAGACGGACTTGGATCGCACAGCGCTGCCGATCCCGGAACCCCGGTTCCCGCGCAGCAATGTGCTCGATGCCCGGAATGCCACTCCGCCGGCGCGTTTTGAAGTAACCGCCCCGGCCGGAGCGCCCAATGTGGTCGTTATTTTAATTGATGATATGGGCTTTGGCGTGTCGGAAGCGTTTGGCGGCCCTGTCAAAACGCCGACCATGGACAAGCTTGCCGACAACGGTTTGAGATTTAATCGGTTTCATACAACTGCCCTTTCTTCGCCCACACGGGTGGCCTTGCTGACCGGTTATAACCATCACAGCAACAATATGGGCGCTATTACAGAAGCTGCGACCACCTTTCCGGGAAATACCGGGGTAAGGCCTCAAACCATCACCCCAATGGCTGAAGTGCTTCGGCAGAATGGATACAATACCGCCGCCTTTGGGAAATATCATGAAACCCCGCCCTGGGAAATCTCCGTTTCAGGCCCCCAGGACCGCTGGCCGACACGTTCAGGTTTTGAGAAATTTTATGGTTTTATCGGCGGTGAAACCAATCAGTGGGCGCCGCTTATTTATGATGGGGTTACGCTGGTAGAAACACCCGAAGACCCGAACTATCACTTCACCACCGACATGACCAACCAGGCTATTTCTTGGGTTCGTTTCCAACAGGCGTTAACACCCGACAAACCATTCTTTATGTATTATGCTCCGGGTGCTACCCATGCGCCGCATCATGTTCCAAAAGAATGGATTGAAAAATACAAAGGAAAATTCGATCAGGGCTGGGATAAAATGCGTGAACTGACTCTGGAACGACAGAAAAAACGGGGAATCGTTCCCCCAGACACCAAACTGGCCCCTAAACCCGAAGCCATCAAAGACTGGGAAAAACTTTCGGCCGATGAAAAGAAATTGTTTGCCCGCCAGATGGAAGTTTATGCCGGATTTGCCGAACAAACCGATTATGAAGCGGGAAGACTCATTTCAGCGATTGAAGAACTGGGTGAACTGGACAATACGGTCATCATTTTTATTGCCGGCGATAATGGCGCCAGCGCCGAAGGCCAGATGAACGGCATGTTCAGTGAGATGACCTACTTCAGCGGGGTGCCCGAAACCGTTCCGGATATGCTGAAACATTACGACGAATGGGGCTCTGAAAGCACCTACCCGCATTTCGCTGCCGGATGGGCCGTTGCCCTGGACACGCCTTTCTCCTATACCAAGCAGGTGGCTTCCGATTTTGGTGGCACCCGAAACGGCATGATCATTCACTGGCCGGCAGGCATCAAAGCCAAAGGAGAATTGCGTTCGCAGTTCGGCCATGTCATTGATATCGCTCCAACCGTTTATGAAGTCACCAGAATACCGGCGCCCAGAATGGTCAATGGCATAGAGCAGGATCCGATTGAGGGAGTCAGCCTGGCATACACATTCAATGAATCCGGCGCGGCTGAGCGACATCAAATACAATATTTTGAAATGTTCGGCAACCGAGGCGTTTACCAGAACGGCTGGTTCGCCCGGACCATCCACAGACCGGCATGGATGCAGAAACCCCTCCATCCCCTTCAGGAAGACAAGTGGGAATTATACAATACCAATGAGGATTTCAGTCTGGCCAATAATGTGGCCGCGAAAAATCCCGATAAACTGAAGTCCATGCAGGATTCCTTTATGGCGGAAGCTGAAAAATACCATGTACTCCCTATTGATGATCGCCTGCTGGAAAGAACCAATGCCGAATTGATGGGCAGGCCAACGATTATGGGCGGCAGAAACACCATCACCTACGGCGAGGGCATGAAGGGAATGGGCGTTGATATTTTCATCGACCTGAGAAATACGGCTTACACCATCACTTCAGAAGTAGCGGTAGATGCCAACGGAAATGGTGTAATCGTATGCCAGGGCGGGCGGTTTGGCGGCCTGTCTTTCTATATGAAAAATGGAAAACCGGCTTTCACTTACAATTACCTGGGGATGGAATCAACGCAGATCATGGCTGAAAAGGCACTGGAACCGGGAAATTACAAACTGGTTTACGACTTTCAATACGATGGCGGCGGAATGGGCAAAGGCGGCGTTGGCACCATTTCAGCCAACGGGAAAAAGGTGGCGGAAAAGAGGATTGAAAAAACCCAGCCAGGGCTTTTCTCGGTTGATGATCTGGCGGATGTCGGCATCGATGACGGCACCCATGTTGCGGATTATGGCGCTTCATCCAGGTTCAATGGAAAAATCAATTATGTGACCATTGAAAGGAAGCCGTAA
- a CDS encoding anaerobic sulfatase maturase → MPTEQAKESIREQRTGQGLHVVAKPVGPVCNLNCEYCFYLEKQALFGSTKNFRMSDDVLSAFITRYISAQPTPMVDFVWQGGEPTLLGIDFFRKVIEFQRPFTELKKISNALQTNGTLLTDEWCSFLKKHHFMVGISVDGPGEIHDRYRRDREGEGSFEKVMRGLRLLQKHQVDYNVMACVARDTARHPLAVYRFFKDAGVEFIQFSPIVERLPDAISKKEGLRFAGPAALYKEELQAEVSPWSVVPDEYGDFLIAIYEEWVRHDVGKVFVMNFEWALNAWIGNPSPVCIHAQQCGRSLVIEHNGDVYACDHCVYPRYRLGDITIDPLNEMVDKSLLTGFGVDKESALPRWCRECDVLAACQGGCPKHRFAKTYYGEPGLQYLCNGYQKFFLHIRKYLKAMTQLLECGLPASHVMNAIDGPLVIKLDKK, encoded by the coding sequence ATGCCAACGGAACAAGCAAAGGAGAGCATTCGGGAACAACGCACAGGCCAGGGCCTCCACGTTGTGGCCAAGCCGGTTGGGCCGGTTTGCAATTTAAACTGCGAGTATTGCTTTTATCTGGAAAAACAGGCGCTTTTCGGTTCCACGAAAAATTTCCGGATGTCGGACGATGTCCTTTCGGCATTCATCACCCGCTATATCTCCGCCCAACCCACGCCGATGGTTGATTTCGTCTGGCAGGGCGGTGAGCCGACATTGCTGGGAATTGATTTTTTCAGGAAAGTGATCGAGTTTCAGCGGCCATTTACAGAGCTCAAGAAGATCAGCAATGCGCTACAGACCAACGGAACGCTGCTGACCGATGAGTGGTGCTCTTTTTTGAAAAAACATCATTTCATGGTCGGCATCAGCGTGGATGGCCCCGGGGAGATTCATGACCGCTATCGGCGTGATCGTGAGGGAGAGGGTTCATTTGAAAAAGTAATGCGGGGGCTGAGGCTGCTCCAGAAACATCAGGTGGATTATAATGTGATGGCCTGCGTAGCCCGTGACACGGCCCGGCATCCCCTTGCCGTTTACCGGTTTTTTAAGGATGCGGGTGTCGAATTCATTCAATTTTCACCAATCGTCGAGCGCCTGCCGGATGCAATCAGTAAAAAAGAGGGCTTGCGCTTCGCCGGACCCGCGGCGCTATATAAGGAAGAACTTCAGGCCGAGGTTTCTCCATGGTCGGTGGTTCCTGATGAATACGGCGACTTTCTGATCGCCATATATGAGGAATGGGTCCGGCACGATGTGGGCAAGGTCTTTGTGATGAATTTCGAGTGGGCGCTCAATGCCTGGATCGGTAATCCTTCCCCGGTGTGTATTCATGCCCAACAATGCGGCCGGTCTCTGGTAATAGAACATAACGGCGATGTATATGCCTGCGATCATTGTGTCTATCCCCGATATCGGCTGGGTGATATCACCATTGACCCGTTAAATGAAATGGTGGACAAATCCTTGCTCACCGGCTTTGGTGTGGACAAAGAATCCGCGCTGCCGAGATGGTGCCGGGAATGCGATGTCCTGGCCGCCTGCCAGGGGGGCTGTCCGAAACATCGTTTCGCAAAAACATATTATGGCGAGCCGGGGCTTCAATACCTCTGTAATGGATATCAGAAATTTTTTCTTCACATCCGTAAGTATTTAAAGGCGATGACACAATTGCTTGAATGCGGCCTTCCGGCTTCCCATGTGATGAACGCAATAGATGGGCCGCTGGTCATCAAGCTGGATAAAAAATGA
- a CDS encoding DUF3332 family protein, whose translation MITRKIFIGLLIVICLTGCMGQNGLMGKAAKFNLSVVENRYGREGVFICMIPAYLVCSVCDLLIFNSIEFWSGTNPLNGKEALVDTKLIEVPSDVVKNMGFKELVAARIERLNDTQAKLYLAFENGDRATFDVNRDDRIYTVSYGNVEFYKGVLN comes from the coding sequence ATGATAACAAGAAAAATATTCATCGGTTTATTGATTGTTATTTGCCTGACCGGATGCATGGGACAAAACGGACTGATGGGGAAAGCCGCTAAATTCAACCTGTCGGTGGTGGAAAACCGATACGGCCGTGAAGGCGTCTTTATCTGCATGATACCGGCATATCTTGTCTGTTCGGTCTGCGACCTGCTCATTTTTAACTCGATTGAGTTCTGGTCCGGCACAAACCCGTTAAACGGGAAAGAAGCGCTGGTCGACACGAAACTGATCGAGGTGCCGAGCGATGTAGTTAAAAATATGGGCTTTAAGGAACTTGTTGCCGCCCGGATTGAGCGGCTGAATGACACCCAGGCCAAACTTTATCTTGCCTTTGAAAACGGAGACAGGGCCACGTTTGACGTCAACCGGGACGACCGGATCTATACCGTCAGTTACGGCAACGTCGAGTTCTACAAAGGTGTATTGAACTAG
- a CDS encoding DUF3332 family protein has translation MKKTIALILVAALLSGCMGTGAINAKAKELNLKVTENRWGREGTFLVFTVLWVYRVCAVLDLFIFNSIEFWSGKNFINGKNALVDLPMDQVQMIGLNDINNARIERIDENNAKLHVDFENGDKMTFDVIRDQDVYTVSYLGREFYRGELKKES, from the coding sequence ATGAAAAAAACGATAGCCTTGATTCTGGTGGCCGCCCTGTTATCCGGATGCATGGGTACCGGTGCCATAAACGCTAAAGCGAAAGAATTAAATTTAAAAGTCACTGAAAACCGATGGGGCCGTGAAGGCACCTTCCTGGTTTTTACCGTTCTCTGGGTGTATCGAGTTTGCGCGGTTCTGGATCTGTTCATATTCAACTCCATTGAATTCTGGTCCGGAAAAAATTTCATTAATGGAAAAAACGCGCTGGTCGATTTGCCCATGGATCAAGTTCAAATGATAGGATTAAACGACATCAACAATGCGCGGATTGAACGAATAGACGAAAATAACGCAAAACTCCATGTCGATTTTGAGAACGGCGACAAGATGACTTTCGATGTTATCCGTGATCAGGACGTTTATACGGTGAGTTATCTGGGCAGAGAATTCTACCGGGGCGAACTGAAAAAAGAATCTTGA
- a CDS encoding TrkA family potassium uptake protein produces the protein MKGLARVAVLGLGDFGYHFAVELYRLGHEVLAVDSNQDKVQRILPDVTKSAVADVADHSVLEELGIAGFDIVAVCLPERLETTVLLVHHLQNMRTPQIMVKVANEEQAAIVRLVGATEVILPDRHAAHKAAMLIHHTRSIDFLELGQGWMVVAGSPPASLVGSMIEPLTLQERYGVSLLAVWQPGQEGPPRFPEPGRPVAKTDILILAGHIDRLRELRKIK, from the coding sequence ATGAAAGGACTTGCCCGTGTGGCCGTTCTCGGACTGGGAGATTTCGGCTATCATTTTGCTGTCGAACTCTACCGGTTAGGGCATGAAGTGCTGGCCGTTGACAGCAACCAGGACAAGGTGCAGCGGATTCTACCCGATGTCACCAAATCGGCGGTGGCCGACGTGGCGGACCATTCAGTGCTGGAGGAACTGGGAATCGCCGGGTTCGACATCGTGGCCGTGTGCCTCCCCGAGCGGCTGGAAACGACCGTGCTGCTGGTGCATCATCTGCAGAACATGCGGACGCCCCAGATTATGGTCAAGGTGGCCAACGAGGAGCAGGCGGCCATTGTCAGGCTGGTTGGCGCCACTGAGGTGATTTTGCCGGACCGGCATGCGGCCCATAAAGCCGCCATGCTGATCCATCATACCCGGTCCATCGATTTTCTTGAACTGGGCCAGGGATGGATGGTCGTCGCCGGTTCCCCCCCGGCCAGCCTGGTCGGCTCGATGATAGAGCCATTAACGCTGCAGGAACGTTACGGCGTTTCTCTGCTGGCAGTTTGGCAGCCCGGCCAGGAGGGACCGCCCCGCTTCCCGGAGCCGGGTCGACCTGTCGCCAAAACCGATATCCTGATCCTGGCCGGGCACATCGACCGCCTCCGGGAACTGAGAAAGATAAAGTGA